A single window of Nitrospinota bacterium DNA harbors:
- the trmFO gene encoding methylenetetrahydrofolate--tRNA-(uracil(54)-C(5))-methyltransferase (FADH(2)-oxidizing) TrmFO: protein MRLQERYGAPDRLAAVIGGGLAGSEAAWVLARALGDRGRVDLFEMRPGRMTPAHSTASLAELVCSNSLKSELLSTPAGLLKADLLKLGSPLMAQALKCRVPAGRALAVDRIKLGETVTQSIGAQPGIRLIREEAADIPEGYDTVIIATGPLTSGAMAEKLKGLIGQESLYFYDAIAPIVETGSIDMSIAFTQDRYGDDESGDYLNLPMERDEYETFVARLLSAQTVALREFEKKYYFEGCLPVEEIASRGRDALAFGPLKPVGLRDPRTGNRPYAAVQLRKENEAGDAMNMVGFQTKLTYPEQERVFRTIPGMANARFLRHGSLHRNTYINSPRTLNADMSLKSAPGIFLAGQITGVEGYVESIAMGHMAALSAAARLLGRPFTPPPPATTLGALLGHITDPARAETFQPANMNFSLFPPIDDEGKGRKLRRAMILERAGKEMEEWMAGREDVD, encoded by the coding sequence ATGCGGCTTCAAGAAAGATATGGAGCCCCAGACCGCCTAGCGGCTGTTATCGGAGGCGGGCTGGCCGGCTCCGAGGCGGCGTGGGTCCTGGCCCGCGCATTGGGGGATCGCGGCCGGGTGGACCTTTTCGAGATGCGCCCGGGCAGGATGACCCCGGCCCATTCCACAGCATCGCTGGCGGAGCTTGTATGCTCCAACTCCCTCAAGTCCGAATTGCTATCCACCCCTGCGGGGCTTCTCAAGGCCGACCTGCTTAAACTCGGTTCACCGCTTATGGCCCAAGCCCTGAAATGCCGCGTCCCGGCGGGAAGGGCGCTGGCGGTGGACAGGATCAAGCTTGGCGAGACGGTGACGCAGTCCATCGGCGCGCAACCGGGTATCCGTTTGATACGCGAAGAGGCCGCGGACATTCCGGAAGGATACGATACTGTGATAATCGCCACCGGCCCGCTCACCTCCGGCGCGATGGCGGAAAAACTCAAAGGGCTCATCGGCCAGGAGAGCCTTTACTTCTACGATGCGATAGCGCCGATTGTGGAGACCGGCTCCATAGACATGTCCATCGCGTTCACACAGGACAGGTATGGGGATGATGAAAGCGGCGATTACCTGAACCTGCCGATGGAACGGGACGAATACGAAACGTTCGTCGCCCGGTTACTTTCGGCGCAGACCGTGGCGTTGCGGGAGTTTGAGAAAAAATATTATTTCGAAGGGTGCCTGCCCGTAGAGGAGATCGCCAGCCGTGGGCGCGATGCGCTGGCGTTCGGGCCGCTAAAGCCGGTGGGATTGCGCGACCCTCGCACGGGAAACCGCCCATACGCCGCCGTCCAGCTTCGCAAGGAGAACGAGGCGGGAGACGCCATGAACATGGTCGGGTTCCAGACCAAGCTGACTTATCCGGAGCAGGAAAGGGTTTTTAGGACAATACCCGGCATGGCCAACGCAAGATTCCTGCGGCACGGATCGCTCCACCGCAACACATACATCAATTCACCGCGGACGCTCAACGCGGACATGTCGTTGAAAAGCGCTCCGGGGATTTTTCTCGCCGGGCAGATCACGGGGGTGGAAGGGTATGTGGAGTCCATCGCCATGGGGCACATGGCGGCGCTGTCCGCCGCCGCCCGGCTTTTGGGGCGGCCATTCACGCCGCCGCCGCCCGCCACCACGTTAGGCGCGCTTCTCGGCCACATAACAGATCCGGCCCGGGCGGAAACATTCCAGCCGGCCAACATGAACTTCTCCCTGTTCCCGCCGATAGATGATGAGGGGAAAGGGCGCAAGCTGCGCCGCGCCATGATACTGGAACGGGCGGGGAAGGAGATGGAGGAGTGGATGGCGGGCCGTGAAGACGTTGACTGA
- a CDS encoding type II toxin-antitoxin system HicB family antitoxin — translation MKVKDPYTYRISWSAEDREYVGLCVEFPSLSWLAKTQEAALAGVRELVKKVVGDMARSGEQIPEPISTKSYSGKFIVRVPPEVHRQLAMEAMEEGVSLNRLVSAKLAHN, via the coding sequence ATGAAGGTTAAAGACCCTTACACATACCGAATATCGTGGTCTGCGGAGGACCGTGAATATGTGGGGCTTTGTGTCGAGTTCCCGTCGCTAAGCTGGCTTGCCAAAACGCAGGAGGCGGCGCTTGCGGGAGTCCGCGAACTGGTCAAAAAAGTGGTGGGCGACATGGCCCGTTCCGGCGAACAAATCCCGGAGCCAATCTCGACAAAGTCCTATAGCGGCAAATTTATCGTGCGCGTGCCGCCGGAGGTGCACAGGCAGCTTGCGATGGAGGCCATGGAAGAAGGAGTGAGCCTGAACAGGCTTGTCAGCGCCAAACTTGCGCACAACTAA
- the smpB gene encoding SsrA-binding protein SmpB: MAGGKHGKPSGGGKREGRPLPSIQNRNARHNYHILESLEAGVALTGAEVKSIRGGKVQMKDAFARVHKGEVWLMGMHITPYESRNTFVADYDPMRNRKLLLHHRQIKKLTESTAEKGLALVPLKLYFKKGLVKIELGVGKGKKLYDKREDIKSRDAQREMDRAMRK; encoded by the coding sequence ATGGCTGGCGGTAAACACGGAAAGCCGTCCGGCGGCGGAAAAAGGGAGGGCAGGCCCCTTCCATCCATCCAGAACAGGAACGCCCGCCACAACTATCACATCCTGGAGTCGCTGGAGGCGGGGGTCGCCCTCACCGGCGCCGAGGTGAAGTCCATCCGGGGCGGCAAGGTTCAGATGAAGGACGCCTTCGCCCGGGTGCACAAAGGTGAGGTGTGGCTTATGGGGATGCACATAACGCCCTATGAAAGCCGCAACACTTTCGTGGCCGATTACGACCCGATGAGGAACCGCAAGCTGCTGTTGCACCATCGCCAGATAAAAAAGCTGACCGAGTCCACCGCCGAAAAAGGGCTGGCCCTTGTGCCGCTGAAACTTTATTTCAAGAAAGGGCTCGTAAAAATCGAGCTTGGCGTGGGCAAGGGGAAAAAGCTTTATGACAAGCGGGAGGACATCAAGAGCCGCGACGCGCAGCGGGAGATGGACCGGGCGATGAGGAAATAG
- a CDS encoding phosphoribosyl-ATP diphosphatase, with amino-acid sequence MNDDIIKQIYAVAVERKKADPKSSYVASLYAKGEDKILEKVGEEAVETILAHKTGDRGQIVYETADMWFHSIVALAQKDIPVDDVLAELQSRFGKTGLREKE; translated from the coding sequence ATGAATGACGACATCATAAAGCAAATCTACGCCGTGGCGGTGGAGCGAAAGAAAGCCGACCCGAAAAGCTCCTATGTGGCAAGCCTCTACGCCAAGGGGGAGGACAAGATACTCGAAAAGGTTGGCGAGGAGGCGGTGGAGACCATATTGGCGCACAAGACCGGGGACCGGGGTCAGATCGTTTACGAGACGGCGGACATGTGGTTCCACTCCATCGTGGCGCTGGCGCAAAAGGACATCCCGGTGGACGACGTTCTGGCCGAGCTGCAATCGCGCTTCGGCAAGACGGGCCTTCGCGAAAAGGAATGA
- the hisF gene encoding imidazole glycerol phosphate synthase subunit HisF: protein MTLKKRIIPCLDVTEGRVVKGVKFLNLRDAGDPVEIARMYDEQGADELTFLDITASHEKRDIILDVVAGAAEQVFMPLTVGGGVRTLDDIHSLLRAGADKVAINTAAVKNPEFVRDAAQKFGSQCIVVAIDAKRRQGAEGWEVFIHGGRTPTGHDAVEWAVKMENLGAGEILLTSMDADGTKQGYDIGLTGAVSRAVTIPVIASGGVGTLEHMYEGLNEGGADAVLAASIFHFREYTIGEAKRYLHERGTPVRLVESHE from the coding sequence ATGACGCTAAAGAAAAGAATAATCCCTTGTCTGGACGTCACAGAAGGACGTGTGGTGAAAGGGGTGAAGTTTTTGAACCTGCGGGACGCGGGCGACCCTGTGGAAATCGCCCGGATGTACGACGAGCAGGGGGCCGACGAGCTAACTTTCCTGGACATCACCGCATCCCATGAAAAACGTGACATCATCCTGGACGTTGTGGCAGGCGCCGCCGAACAGGTGTTCATGCCCCTCACCGTGGGCGGGGGAGTGCGGACACTGGACGACATACACAGCCTTCTGCGCGCCGGGGCGGACAAGGTGGCCATAAACACGGCCGCGGTGAAAAACCCGGAGTTCGTGCGCGACGCCGCGCAAAAGTTCGGAAGCCAGTGCATCGTGGTGGCGATAGACGCCAAACGAAGGCAGGGGGCCGAAGGCTGGGAAGTGTTCATCCATGGCGGCAGGACCCCCACGGGGCACGACGCGGTGGAATGGGCCGTAAAAATGGAAAACCTCGGGGCGGGCGAAATATTGCTCACCTCCATGGACGCCGACGGGACGAAACAAGGGTATGACATCGGGTTGACCGGAGCGGTAAGCCGCGCCGTGACGATACCTGTGATCGCCTCCGGCGGCGTGGGGACGCTCGAGCACATGTACGAAGGGCTGAACGAGGGGGGGGCTGACGCTGTGCTGGCGGCGTCCATATTCCATTTCCGCGAATACACAATAGGCGAGGCCAAACGCTATCTGCATGAAAGGGGGACGCCTGTGCGTCTTGTGGAAAGCCATGAATGA
- the hisA gene encoding 1-(5-phosphoribosyl)-5-[(5-phosphoribosylamino)methylideneamino]imidazole-4-carboxamide isomerase translates to MRILPAIDLMDGKVVRLTKGDFRKKKVYSDNPAEFALKWADMGAEGLHLVDLDGAKAGKPVNKAAIRAIVDAAGIPVEIGGGIRSVQAVTEYLDLGVSQVILGTAAIENPDLALAAADAHPDRILVGIDVKNGKPATKGWLETVDADPVALAERFAAMGVSGIIYTDISRDGMLEGPNLEGLKIFASAVDIPVTASGGVTTIEDVHSIKKLEKFGVSAMIIGKAIYEETLDLTEAIAICRKEAP, encoded by the coding sequence ATGAGGATACTGCCAGCCATCGACCTTATGGACGGCAAGGTTGTGCGCCTGACGAAGGGCGATTTCCGCAAGAAGAAGGTGTATTCAGACAACCCGGCGGAATTTGCGCTCAAATGGGCGGACATGGGGGCCGAGGGACTTCACCTTGTGGACCTGGACGGAGCCAAGGCTGGCAAACCAGTGAACAAGGCGGCCATCAGGGCCATTGTGGACGCGGCGGGGATTCCGGTGGAAATAGGTGGCGGCATACGTTCCGTACAGGCTGTAACCGAGTATCTTGACCTTGGAGTATCGCAGGTGATCCTGGGGACGGCGGCCATAGAGAATCCGGACCTGGCGTTGGCCGCGGCCGACGCGCATCCCGACCGCATCCTTGTGGGCATAGACGTGAAAAACGGGAAGCCTGCCACTAAAGGGTGGCTGGAGACGGTGGACGCGGACCCCGTGGCCCTGGCCGAACGGTTCGCGGCCATGGGTGTGTCCGGCATCATATACACGGACATCTCGCGCGACGGCATGCTGGAAGGGCCAAACCTCGAGGGGCTGAAAATCTTCGCTTCCGCGGTGGACATCCCGGTCACCGCGTCCGGCGGCGTGACCACCATCGAAGACGTTCATTCCATCAAAAAGCTGGAGAAATTCGGCGTTTCGGCGATGATCATAGGCAAGGCGATCTACGAGGAGACCCTCGACCTTACAGAGGCCATCGCCATTTGCCGGAAGGAGGCGCCATGA
- the ispD gene encoding 2-C-methyl-D-erythritol 4-phosphate cytidylyltransferase → MTKGPKTAVIVPSAGSGIRMGGDVKKQFMSLRGRPVLAWTLSELCASPAIDEIIVVAPAGEIEFVKNEIIARHGISKVSAVVEGGATRQESVIRGFAAVSHDAQIIMTHDGVRPFVTGEIIERTVAMAAGRGAAVAAIFVKDTLKKTVGGVIAGAMEREGAVRIQTPQAFGREVFQKAVEAAARDGFTAPDESTLAERIGAAVWTVEGSEMNIKITSPEDIKMAEAFTAAMAG, encoded by the coding sequence TTGACCAAGGGGCCAAAGACAGCCGTAATCGTCCCATCGGCCGGATCCGGGATACGGATGGGGGGGGATGTGAAAAAACAGTTCATGAGCCTTCGCGGAAGGCCTGTGCTTGCATGGACACTCTCGGAGCTGTGCGCCTCTCCCGCAATTGATGAAATAATAGTCGTGGCTCCGGCCGGGGAAATCGAATTCGTCAAAAACGAAATCATCGCCCGGCACGGCATTTCCAAGGTCAGCGCTGTGGTGGAAGGGGGAGCGACACGGCAGGAGTCGGTGATCCGGGGATTCGCCGCAGTGTCGCATGACGCGCAAATCATCATGACCCACGACGGAGTGCGGCCATTCGTGACAGGCGAAATAATCGAACGCACGGTGGCGATGGCGGCCGGGCGCGGCGCGGCCGTGGCGGCCATATTTGTGAAGGACACGTTGAAAAAGACTGTTGGTGGCGTAATCGCCGGGGCCATGGAGCGCGAAGGGGCGGTGCGCATACAGACGCCGCAGGCTTTCGGACGGGAAGTTTTTCAAAAAGCGGTGGAGGCGGCGGCCCGCGATGGATTCACCGCGCCGGACGAGTCCACCCTGGCCGAACGCATCGGCGCTGCCGTGTGGACAGTCGAGGGGAGCGAGATGAACATCAAGATCACTTCGCCGGAAGACATCAAAATGGCGGAGGCATTCACCGCGGCAATGGCGGGATGA
- a CDS encoding DEAD/DEAH box helicase, with translation MAIPVSSFIEELKNRRDIGANIVHHRHIPPVAANMAALPDRLHPKLRERLVSRGLENVYSHQAQAIEAALDGKDVIVSTPTASGKTLCYAAPVIHELLTGNESTALFLFPLKALARDQINSFNGTVEGLPGLSPAEVFDGDVRPHVRRKIMSLMPRAIFTNPDMLHLSILPYHGKWEEFFKKLKYVIVDEAHTYRGVFGGHVAQVFRRLLRIAASYGASPRFILSSATINNPGAFAKTLTGRDFAVVDKSGAPRPGGHFVFYNTEGSPYTDASKLVRASVNSGLKTIAFTKARKITELIYTWTIQADPLLAGRIGNYRAGFLPAERRKIEEDLFSGKMDGVITTSALEMGVDIGGLDVCVLVGYPGTIINTWQRGGRVGRGANEFLILLVAQQDALDQHFVRNPEDFFRRGFEAAVIDPDNEYILRGHIPCAAMELPIGSDDPYFEPGKRAALFAQMEKDRLIAMSMESGKWLCPRKNPHRDVDIRSVGGSFTIFAEGGEKIIGSLGGSRVFTEGHEGSVYLHMGRQYIVTKLDLQKRAVHVAPMEERYYTRPRSEKETDILKVLDSKEVNGFKICLGRLKVKEQVTGYEKRSIFGQESLGVVDLDMPVTEFETVGFWIEIGEQARMDVERRQLGFMGGIHAFEHAAISLFPLFALCDRDDIGGISYPMYPALGKSAVFFYDGYPGGVGLCEAGYGKVEGLWEAAYKLLKECPCEEGCPSCIHSPKCGSGNKPLDKKAARILLSYFTGVKKTVKEETAEPAPGIEPAAKVEQAAPGITYYDPAPERRILFFDIETQKSAGDVGGWDKLDKMRLAVAVVYDSREKRNIRYWEKDAAALVEKLLSADLVVGFNHVKFDYGVLAAYTDIELAREVKSFDILLDVHTRLGFRLSLDHLATATLGKGKTADGLQSLKWWAEGKHEQVAEYCEGDVAVTKELFEYGLENRRLVYRMKSGELARLALDWDLEKIIAKAGEDTRPKRRIKF, from the coding sequence ATGGCGATTCCGGTTTCCTCTTTCATAGAAGAGCTTAAAAACCGCCGGGACATCGGCGCGAACATCGTCCATCACCGCCACATCCCCCCTGTCGCCGCGAACATGGCCGCGTTGCCGGACAGGCTCCACCCAAAACTTCGCGAAAGGCTTGTTTCACGCGGGCTTGAGAATGTGTACTCCCACCAGGCGCAGGCCATCGAAGCGGCGCTCGATGGCAAGGACGTCATCGTCTCCACCCCCACCGCATCGGGCAAAACGTTATGCTACGCGGCGCCGGTGATCCATGAGCTTTTGACGGGCAATGAGTCCACGGCGTTGTTCCTTTTCCCGTTAAAGGCGCTGGCGCGCGACCAGATTAACTCCTTTAACGGCACGGTGGAGGGGTTGCCCGGCCTTTCCCCAGCCGAAGTGTTCGACGGGGACGTGCGGCCCCATGTGCGGCGCAAAATCATGTCGCTCATGCCCAGGGCGATCTTCACCAATCCGGACATGCTCCATCTTTCAATCCTCCCATACCATGGCAAGTGGGAGGAGTTTTTCAAAAAGCTCAAATATGTGATTGTGGACGAGGCGCACACTTACAGGGGGGTTTTCGGGGGCCATGTGGCCCAGGTGTTCCGCAGGCTCCTACGCATCGCCGCAAGCTATGGCGCTTCACCGAGGTTCATTCTCTCTTCGGCCACGATAAACAATCCCGGAGCGTTCGCCAAAACCCTCACCGGGCGGGATTTTGCCGTGGTGGACAAGTCCGGCGCGCCCCGCCCCGGCGGGCATTTTGTTTTCTACAACACGGAGGGGAGCCCGTACACCGACGCTTCGAAGCTGGTTCGCGCATCGGTAAACTCCGGTTTGAAGACTATCGCGTTCACAAAGGCCCGCAAGATCACCGAGCTTATATACACATGGACCATACAGGCCGATCCGCTCCTTGCCGGCAGGATCGGCAATTACCGCGCCGGATTCCTCCCCGCCGAACGGCGAAAGATAGAGGAAGACCTGTTTTCCGGCAAGATGGACGGCGTGATAACCACTTCCGCTTTGGAGATGGGGGTGGACATCGGCGGGCTGGACGTATGCGTGCTCGTCGGCTATCCCGGCACTATCATAAACACATGGCAGCGCGGCGGGCGTGTGGGGCGCGGGGCAAACGAGTTCCTGATACTGCTTGTGGCCCAGCAGGACGCGCTCGACCAGCATTTTGTCAGGAATCCAGAGGACTTTTTCCGCCGGGGCTTCGAGGCGGCGGTGATAGACCCGGACAACGAGTATATCTTGAGAGGCCACATCCCGTGCGCAGCAATGGAGCTTCCAATCGGCTCCGATGACCCGTATTTCGAACCTGGGAAACGGGCCGCGCTGTTCGCGCAAATGGAGAAAGACCGGCTCATCGCCATGTCCATGGAATCGGGCAAGTGGCTTTGCCCCCGCAAAAATCCGCATCGCGACGTGGATATCCGCTCCGTCGGCGGCAGTTTCACAATATTCGCCGAGGGGGGTGAAAAGATCATCGGCAGCCTCGGAGGGTCGCGGGTGTTCACCGAGGGGCATGAGGGATCCGTTTACCTTCACATGGGGCGGCAATATATCGTCACAAAGCTGGACCTGCAAAAACGGGCCGTCCATGTGGCCCCGATGGAGGAGCGATATTACACCCGGCCGCGCTCCGAAAAAGAGACCGATATATTAAAGGTCCTCGATTCCAAAGAAGTGAACGGCTTTAAGATATGCCTGGGCCGGCTGAAGGTGAAAGAACAGGTGACAGGCTATGAGAAACGCTCCATATTCGGACAGGAGTCCCTGGGCGTTGTTGACCTGGACATGCCGGTGACGGAGTTTGAGACCGTCGGGTTCTGGATCGAGATCGGCGAGCAGGCGCGAATGGACGTGGAACGCAGGCAACTGGGATTCATGGGAGGCATCCACGCCTTCGAACACGCCGCCATATCCCTTTTCCCCCTTTTCGCCCTGTGCGACAGGGACGATATAGGCGGCATCTCCTATCCGATGTATCCGGCCCTTGGCAAGAGCGCCGTGTTCTTCTACGATGGATATCCGGGCGGAGTGGGGCTTTGCGAGGCGGGATACGGCAAAGTGGAGGGGCTGTGGGAGGCGGCGTACAAACTGCTCAAAGAATGCCCCTGCGAAGAAGGGTGCCCCTCGTGCATCCATTCGCCCAAATGCGGCTCCGGCAACAAGCCGCTGGACAAGAAGGCGGCCCGGATACTTTTATCGTACTTTACCGGAGTGAAAAAGACTGTGAAAGAAGAGACGGCGGAACCTGCTCCCGGGATCGAACCCGCCGCCAAAGTGGAACAGGCCGCCCCCGGGATCACATATTACGACCCGGCCCCGGAACGGCGGATACTGTTCTTTGACATCGAAACGCAGAAAAGCGCCGGGGATGTTGGTGGATGGGACAAGCTGGACAAGATGCGGCTGGCGGTGGCGGTGGTGTACGACTCCCGCGAGAAACGCAATATCCGGTATTGGGAAAAGGACGCCGCCGCGTTGGTGGAAAAACTTTTGTCCGCCGACCTGGTGGTGGGATTTAACCATGTGAAATTCGATTACGGGGTACTTGCCGCGTACACGGACATTGAGCTTGCCCGCGAGGTGAAGTCGTTTGATATATTGCTGGACGTTCACACAAGGCTCGGTTTCCGCCTGAGCCTGGACCATCTGGCCACCGCCACGCTTGGCAAGGGGAAGACGGCGGACGGGCTGCAGTCGCTCAAATGGTGGGCGGAGGGGAAACACGAGCAGGTGGCCGAATACTGCGAGGGGGACGTGGCGGTGACCAAGGAGCTTTTCGAATACGGACTGGAGAACCGGCGGCTAGTGTACCGGATGAAAAGCGGCGAACTCGCGCGGCTTGCGCTGGACTGGGACCTGGAAAAGATTATCGCAAAGGCCGGGGAGGACACGCGGCCGAAACGGAGGATAAAGTTTTGA
- the aroC gene encoding chorismate synthase → MAGNTIGVQFRLTTWGESHGPAIGAVVDGCPAGLALSEEIIQAQLDRRRPGLGKVTTKRGEPDKCKILSGVFDGKTTGAPISVLIENKDADSSAYDAIKNIFRPGHADFTYTAKYGLRDHRGGGRSSARETACRVAGGAIARAFLSTMGIDVCAHTTMINGVNAKKFDRAAIESNEVRCADPDAADEMIEQILSARKDGDSVGGIIQVVATGVPAGLGEPVFDRFDADLARALMSINAVKGVEVGLGFSAASLRGSQNNDQMRMVDGEQMFLTNNSGGIDGGITNGNAIVARIAVKPTPSILKEQMTVTAGGDNTVVSVEGRHDPCVVPRAVPVAEAMMCLVIADHVLRNRSARV, encoded by the coding sequence ATGGCGGGGAACACTATCGGCGTCCAGTTCCGGCTTACCACCTGGGGGGAATCCCACGGCCCGGCCATCGGAGCCGTTGTGGACGGATGCCCGGCGGGGCTTGCCTTAAGCGAAGAAATCATACAGGCGCAGTTGGACAGGCGGCGGCCAGGCCTGGGCAAGGTCACCACAAAGCGCGGCGAGCCGGACAAATGCAAAATACTCTCCGGCGTGTTCGACGGGAAGACCACCGGCGCGCCCATAAGCGTTTTGATCGAAAACAAGGACGCGGACTCCTCCGCCTATGACGCCATAAAAAACATTTTCCGCCCCGGCCACGCCGATTTCACATACACCGCCAAATACGGTTTGCGGGACCATCGCGGGGGTGGAAGGTCCTCCGCGAGGGAGACCGCCTGCCGCGTGGCCGGAGGGGCCATCGCCCGGGCGTTCCTATCCACGATGGGAATAGACGTTTGCGCCCACACGACGATGATAAACGGCGTCAACGCAAAAAAGTTCGACCGCGCCGCCATCGAGAGCAATGAGGTGCGTTGCGCCGACCCGGATGCGGCCGATGAAATGATCGAGCAGATACTTTCCGCGCGCAAGGATGGCGATTCTGTGGGCGGTATCATACAGGTTGTGGCCACTGGGGTCCCCGCCGGGCTTGGCGAGCCTGTGTTCGACAGGTTCGACGCGGACCTGGCCCGTGCGCTCATGTCCATAAACGCCGTGAAGGGGGTGGAAGTGGGCCTTGGCTTCTCCGCGGCGTCGCTGCGCGGCTCGCAGAACAACGACCAGATGCGGATGGTGGATGGCGAACAGATGTTCCTCACCAACAACAGCGGAGGAATCGACGGGGGTATCACAAACGGAAACGCCATCGTGGCGCGCATCGCCGTCAAACCGACCCCGTCCATATTAAAAGAGCAGATGACCGTGACAGCTGGGGGCGATAACACCGTTGTGAGCGTGGAAGGGCGGCACGACCCATGCGTCGTCCCCCGCGCCGTGCCCGTGGCCGAGGCGATGATGTGCCTTGTGATAGCCGACCACGTCCTGCGCAACCGCTCGGCACGCGTATGA
- a CDS encoding glycosyltransferase family 39 protein, with translation MGRAGFLVSLLALTIFRVWYSGLFELSLDEPYYWLWSLHPQMGYYDHPPMVAWLIAVFTSLADSERFVRLAAALLASGATWFAYETARGIFNDKRAGLGAALLINIVPITSVGAVIITPDSPLMFFWLGSVYYGHKLIDTQEPRHWYATGFFYGLALLSKYTAALFAPALFLFILYSAENRHWLFRREPYMAFALSIIIFSPVIYWNHTHDWTSFRFQFSHGFSEAGAPAWMNFAEFWGGQVGLFGVAGFFLALWTGVGMAKMGLREKRDDFLYISFMTLPLLLFFTVNSFKARMEGNWAVVAYLAALTAAPGFVQRYAGSFAQIRKGRLVEKGYAAALVLMAVFTVYIHAQIVDPALPMPQKRELSRRIYGWSVLGNQAAKELSTLGEGAFVLTQRYQISSLMAYYTPGRPEAFMMTGKGRFGYLGPVEKLIGRNAVYLEETERIELDKIRGGFERVEPAGVVRIERDGELIREFSIYRCYNYQGGLVEI, from the coding sequence GTGGGCCGGGCCGGTTTTCTCGTATCCCTCCTCGCGCTCACCATATTCAGGGTCTGGTATTCCGGGCTGTTCGAGCTGTCGCTGGACGAGCCGTATTACTGGCTGTGGTCGCTCCATCCGCAAATGGGCTATTACGACCATCCACCGATGGTGGCATGGCTTATCGCCGTTTTCACATCGCTGGCCGATTCGGAAAGGTTCGTGCGGCTGGCGGCGGCGCTGCTCGCATCCGGGGCTACGTGGTTCGCTTATGAAACGGCCCGCGGGATTTTCAACGACAAACGGGCGGGGCTCGGCGCTGCGCTTCTGATTAACATTGTCCCCATAACGTCCGTCGGCGCTGTCATAATCACCCCGGACAGCCCGCTTATGTTCTTCTGGCTCGGGTCGGTCTATTACGGACACAAGCTCATAGACACCCAGGAGCCGCGCCACTGGTACGCCACCGGTTTTTTCTACGGGCTGGCGCTTCTTTCTAAATACACCGCCGCCCTTTTCGCCCCGGCGCTTTTCCTGTTCATCCTGTATTCGGCGGAGAACCGGCACTGGCTGTTCCGGCGGGAGCCATACATGGCCTTCGCGCTTTCCATAATCATCTTCTCTCCGGTGATTTACTGGAACCACACCCACGATTGGACTTCGTTCCGCTTCCAGTTTTCCCACGGATTCTCGGAAGCCGGCGCGCCGGCATGGATGAATTTCGCGGAATTCTGGGGCGGGCAGGTGGGGCTTTTCGGGGTGGCCGGATTTTTTCTGGCGCTGTGGACCGGCGTGGGAATGGCGAAGATGGGGCTGCGCGAAAAACGGGACGACTTCCTTTACATATCGTTCATGACGCTGCCGCTGCTCCTGTTTTTCACCGTAAACAGCTTTAAGGCCCGGATGGAGGGAAACTGGGCGGTGGTGGCGTACCTGGCGGCGTTGACGGCGGCGCCCGGCTTCGTCCAACGGTACGCCGGGAGTTTCGCGCAGATCCGAAAGGGGCGGCTGGTGGAAAAAGGTTACGCGGCGGCGCTTGTGTTGATGGCGGTGTTCACTGTGTACATACATGCTCAGATCGTGGATCCGGCGCTCCCCATGCCGCAGAAACGGGAATTAAGCAGGAGGATTTACGGCTGGAGCGTATTGGGGAACCAAGCCGCCAAAGAATTGTCCACGCTGGGCGAGGGCGCCTTTGTGCTCACCCAGCGCTACCAGATATCAAGCCTGATGGCATATTACACCCCCGGCAGGCCGGAAGCGTTCATGATGACCGGCAAGGGGCGGTTTGGCTATCTTGGCCCCGTGGAAAAGCTGATCGGGCGCAACGCGGTGTACCTGGAGGAGACGGAACGGATAGAACTGGACAAAATACGCGGTGGATTTGAGCGGGTGGAGCCGGCAGGGGTGGTGCGCATAGAGCGGGATGGCGAATTGATAAGGGAATTTTCCATTTATAGATGCTACAATTACCAGGGCGGACTTGTGGAAATATGA